One Pseudodesulfovibrio cashew DNA window includes the following coding sequences:
- a CDS encoding VOC family protein — protein MSIKYVHTNLIARDWKRLAEFYEQVFGCKPLSARDLSGRWLDGVTGLDDAHITGMHMSLPGFGEGGPTLELFQYDAMPDHPDVRPNTPGFSHIAFLVDDVAAVAEAVIANGGRAVGELTSQEVPGVGVLTVQYLYDPEGNIVEVQNWDA, from the coding sequence ATGAGCATCAAATACGTTCACACCAACCTGATCGCCCGCGACTGGAAGCGGCTGGCCGAGTTTTATGAGCAGGTCTTCGGGTGCAAGCCCCTGTCCGCCAGGGATTTATCCGGTAGGTGGCTGGACGGGGTTACCGGCCTGGACGATGCGCATATCACGGGCATGCACATGAGCCTGCCCGGCTTCGGCGAGGGCGGCCCGACTCTGGAACTTTTCCAATACGACGCCATGCCGGATCATCCGGACGTCCGTCCGAACACGCCGGGCTTTTCCCACATCGCCTTTCTGGTGGATGACGTGGCCGCCGTTGCCGAGGCGGTCATCGCCAACGGCGGCAGGGCCGTGGGGGAACTGACTTCCCAGGAGGTCCCGGGAGTGGGTGTCCTGACGGTGCAGTATCTCTACGATCCCGAGGGGAACATCGTCGAAGTCCAGAACTGGGACGCCTGA
- a CDS encoding transcription antitermination factor NusB yields the protein MQVRSPKPLPPARRVALEALYRCLFSKQDIQAALDTALSHDAVDPRDAGLATELSYGYLRLKGRLNYVLSRFLKDPGKLPPKMHLAMGVAAYEILFLDKVPTYASVDWAVEFSKSKPGSRFSGLFNAVLRRVGELGDTAHDPDYYRKDASLPEFLTRWYSCPQWLSDLWWRAYGEEQATRYLEAQLKPPAVGINLYGHPYADEIFSELASAPEVIDIEGFSFALPPGMQIDGVPGPPLARQSFAARQALEALRPDTWGDPVWDACAGRGGKTRILREKGRKVFASDPHSGRLSALHRELPDVETFEANAATAVPPHKPATILLDLPCSGLGVLSRRPDTKWKRKTRDLDDLVKLQTEILDNAAQRVKRGGLIAVVTCTLNPDENEGLIRDFLEAQPGAVLETEWSTPSDSPLNEFFYGALLRIR from the coding sequence ATGCAAGTACGTTCTCCCAAGCCCCTTCCTCCGGCGAGGCGGGTGGCGCTTGAAGCACTTTACCGTTGCCTGTTTTCCAAACAGGACATTCAGGCCGCCCTGGACACGGCCCTCTCCCATGACGCGGTCGATCCGCGCGACGCGGGGTTGGCCACGGAGTTGTCCTACGGCTACCTCCGGCTCAAGGGCCGCCTCAACTACGTCCTCTCCCGGTTTCTCAAGGACCCCGGCAAGCTGCCTCCCAAGATGCACCTTGCCATGGGCGTGGCCGCTTACGAGATCCTCTTTCTCGACAAGGTGCCGACCTACGCCTCGGTGGACTGGGCCGTGGAGTTTTCCAAATCCAAGCCCGGCTCCCGGTTCTCGGGTCTGTTCAACGCCGTGCTGCGGCGTGTGGGCGAGCTGGGCGACACCGCCCATGATCCCGACTACTATCGCAAGGACGCCTCCCTGCCCGAGTTTCTGACCCGTTGGTATTCCTGCCCGCAGTGGCTCTCCGACCTCTGGTGGCGGGCCTACGGGGAAGAGCAGGCCACGCGCTACCTGGAGGCTCAGCTCAAGCCGCCTGCCGTGGGCATCAATCTGTACGGGCATCCCTACGCGGACGAGATTTTTTCCGAACTGGCCTCGGCTCCGGAGGTCATCGACATCGAAGGGTTTTCGTTTGCCCTTCCGCCAGGCATGCAGATCGACGGCGTGCCCGGCCCGCCCCTGGCCCGGCAGTCGTTCGCCGCGCGCCAGGCACTGGAGGCGCTACGGCCCGACACCTGGGGCGACCCGGTCTGGGACGCCTGCGCCGGACGCGGCGGCAAGACGCGAATTCTCCGGGAAAAGGGGCGCAAGGTCTTTGCCTCGGACCCGCACTCCGGGCGGTTGTCAGCCCTGCATCGCGAGTTGCCGGACGTGGAGACCTTCGAGGCCAACGCGGCCACGGCGGTCCCGCCTCACAAGCCCGCGACCATACTCCTCGATCTTCCCTGCTCCGGCCTGGGCGTGCTCTCCCGGCGGCCCGACACCAAGTGGAAGCGCAAGACACGGGATCTGGACGATCTGGTGAAGCTCCAGACCGAGATTCTGGACAACGCGGCCCAGCGGGTGAAGCGCGGCGGACTGATCGCAGTGGTCACCTGCACGCTTAACCCTGATGAAAACGAGGGACTTATCCGCGACTTTCTGGAAGCCCAGCCCGGCGCGGTGTTGGAGACCGAGTGGTCCACTCCGTCCGATTCCCCTCTGAACGAGTTCTTTTACGGAGCGTTGCTGCGTATCCGCTAA
- a CDS encoding Rne/Rng family ribonuclease, producing the protein MTAKKKRQKMFISVLPGEQVEVVIAEEGKVNEYYVEMVHQAKTKGNIYKGYIHNIDNGLQAAFINYGAERNGFLQIDEVHPEYYIGSPATKKGQRFPLMQKVLKPGQEILVQVVKEPTGKKGAFMTSYLSLPGRSFVYTVGRSQMGVSRKIENEKERVRLKKVLESFETTEGVGLIARTAAVGQSKAALERDFKYLNRLWTDIRANAQKEKAPAMVYQELGLAARAVRDYLTSDVTEIWVDDAETFEQVQQFVKLAFPRKNNLAKLHEDTDLSLLERFNLVKQVQEIYSREASMPSGGRLVFDATEALTAVDINSGKIGGERNFQKMALKTNVEAAREIARQLRLRDIGGQVVIDFIEMKSAKDCREVEKVMRAEMKNDRARTDVSRISSFGLMELVRQRLGSSAIAISTEPCPCCKGTGIRRNMEWQALQALKEIHRDIRKPTVDVVDYTCEEELAIYLLNNKRKILAELEESFGKSVHIDIEYEYDE; encoded by the coding sequence ATGACCGCAAAGAAGAAACGGCAGAAGATGTTCATCTCCGTGCTGCCGGGAGAACAGGTTGAAGTAGTCATCGCCGAAGAGGGCAAGGTCAACGAGTATTACGTTGAAATGGTCCACCAGGCAAAGACCAAGGGTAACATCTACAAAGGCTACATCCACAACATCGACAACGGCCTCCAGGCCGCGTTCATCAATTACGGCGCCGAACGCAACGGATTTCTCCAGATCGACGAGGTCCACCCGGAATACTACATAGGCAGCCCGGCCACCAAGAAGGGGCAGCGCTTCCCGCTGATGCAGAAGGTGCTCAAGCCCGGCCAGGAGATCCTGGTTCAGGTGGTCAAGGAACCCACCGGGAAGAAGGGCGCCTTCATGACCTCCTATCTCTCCCTGCCCGGCCGCTCCTTCGTCTACACCGTGGGCCGCTCGCAGATGGGCGTCTCCCGCAAGATTGAAAATGAAAAGGAACGGGTCCGCCTGAAAAAGGTCCTCGAATCCTTTGAGACCACCGAGGGCGTGGGGCTCATCGCCCGCACCGCCGCCGTGGGCCAGTCAAAGGCCGCCCTGGAGCGCGACTTCAAGTATCTCAACCGCCTCTGGACCGACATCCGGGCCAACGCCCAAAAGGAAAAGGCTCCGGCCATGGTCTATCAGGAGCTGGGCCTGGCCGCCCGCGCCGTGCGCGACTACCTGACCAGCGACGTGACCGAAATCTGGGTGGACGACGCCGAGACCTTCGAGCAGGTCCAGCAGTTCGTCAAGCTCGCCTTCCCGCGCAAGAACAACCTGGCCAAGCTCCACGAGGACACCGACCTCTCGCTGCTGGAGCGGTTCAACCTGGTCAAACAGGTGCAGGAAATATACTCCCGCGAGGCGTCCATGCCTTCGGGCGGGCGGCTCGTGTTCGACGCCACCGAGGCCCTGACCGCCGTGGACATCAACTCCGGCAAAATCGGCGGCGAACGGAATTTCCAGAAGATGGCGCTCAAGACCAACGTGGAGGCCGCGCGAGAGATCGCACGCCAGCTCAGGCTGCGCGACATCGGAGGCCAGGTGGTCATCGACTTCATCGAGATGAAGAGCGCCAAGGACTGCCGCGAGGTAGAGAAAGTCATGCGCGCCGAGATGAAAAACGACCGCGCCCGCACTGACGTGAGCCGCATCTCCTCCTTCGGACTCATGGAGCTGGTCCGCCAGCGCCTGGGGTCATCGGCAATCGCCATCTCCACCGAGCCCTGCCCCTGCTGCAAGGGCACCGGCATCCGCCGTAACATGGAATGGCAGGCCCTCCAGGCCCTCAAGGAGATCCACCGGGACATCCGCAAGCCCACCGTGGACGTGGTGGACTACACCTGCGAGGAGGAACTGGCCATCTACCTGCTCAACAACAAGCGCAAGATCCTGGCCGAACTGGAGGAATCCTTCGGCAAGAGCGTGCACATCGACATCGAATACGAGTACGACGAATAG
- a CDS encoding radical SAM protein → MAYKYVFGPVLSGRLGRSLGLDLLGDRICSMNCIYCEVGATRNLTFERKPYVSAADILIELAAWKAEGLTPPDVVTLGGLGEPCLNSEMADVIAGARTLFPGTDIAVLTNATLMTDPEVRAELALADIVLPSMDSLVEMEFCCVNRPCGEVSPEAVAQGLLKFRKEFSGKIFLEILLVEGVNDSDENLGLLTDFCKRLKPDRVDVVTTTRPGTVKGTRPVERDTLSRWRAELEMGKCATCPAEVADCEVMPQEHLVALVKASLLRRPQTVPQMAKALNADQKLIRRAVEALVCGGDVVSREDRGETFYHGTGHVLEE, encoded by the coding sequence ATGGCATACAAATACGTCTTCGGGCCCGTACTGAGCGGGCGGCTGGGCCGCTCCCTGGGGCTGGACCTGCTGGGTGACCGCATCTGTTCCATGAATTGTATTTATTGCGAGGTCGGGGCGACCAGGAACCTGACCTTCGAACGCAAACCGTATGTTTCGGCGGCGGACATCCTTATTGAACTGGCGGCCTGGAAGGCGGAGGGACTGACCCCGCCGGACGTGGTGACGCTGGGAGGACTGGGCGAGCCATGCCTTAACTCGGAGATGGCGGACGTCATCGCCGGGGCAAGGACCCTCTTTCCCGGCACGGACATCGCGGTGCTGACCAACGCGACCCTGATGACCGACCCCGAGGTACGGGCGGAACTGGCCCTGGCGGACATTGTCCTGCCGAGCATGGACTCCCTGGTGGAAATGGAATTTTGCTGCGTGAACCGTCCCTGCGGGGAGGTTTCGCCCGAAGCCGTGGCCCAGGGACTGCTGAAATTCAGAAAGGAATTCAGCGGGAAGATATTTTTGGAAATTTTGCTTGTCGAGGGAGTCAACGACTCTGACGAAAACCTCGGCTTGCTGACGGATTTTTGCAAGCGGCTCAAGCCCGACCGGGTGGACGTGGTGACCACAACCCGCCCCGGAACGGTCAAGGGAACACGTCCCGTGGAACGGGACACTCTCAGCCGCTGGCGCGCTGAACTGGAAATGGGCAAGTGTGCAACCTGCCCAGCCGAAGTTGCGGATTGCGAGGTCATGCCCCAGGAACACCTGGTTGCCCTGGTCAAGGCCTCCCTGCTCCGCAGACCGCAGACAGTTCCCCAAATGGCAAAGGCCCTGAACGCGGATCAGAAACTGATCCGCCGGGCTGTGGAAGCTCTCGTATGCGGGGGCGACGTCGTCTCCCGGGAAGACCGGGGTGAGACCTTCTACCACGGCACAGGCCACGTCCTGGAGGAATAG
- a CDS encoding EAL and HDOD domain-containing protein has protein sequence MTEERAYESIFVARQPIFDERNETWGYMLLFRDSDNADRAVFTDDSEATMNLVANLPLCGGLGGDRARLMIHFTPDDVIRGVHNAIPWANTVIILEETAEAGPELMTAIVDLKKSGYEIAINNFEGRSGCESLAEAADILIVDIHGKKDAALVAIAGMAMKLGSPQVLAKRVEDAEELERAKKAGFNLFHGYFFKSPSTESGRKITSAEATRLKLFKIIERDEPDFDALATAIEADVSISYRLLNFLNSANFSFATKVTSIRQAVVLAGWKPIRNWLRLIILTDMTPTEKSKELSYISAHRAKLFETAALGGGYEEESDKLFMLGLFSLLDAMLDTRMESIVEHLPVDDQVKAALCGKSNRYSLWLELVRAIENSDWDEVGIKAKALNLLPGTVAVSYQHAFSWADTFFAGETAEE, from the coding sequence ATGACCGAAGAAAGAGCATACGAATCCATATTTGTGGCCAGGCAGCCCATTTTCGATGAACGCAACGAAACATGGGGCTACATGCTGCTTTTCCGCGACTCCGACAACGCGGACCGGGCCGTCTTCACCGACGACTCCGAGGCGACCATGAACCTGGTGGCCAACCTGCCCCTCTGCGGCGGCCTGGGCGGCGATCGTGCCCGCCTGATGATTCACTTCACCCCGGATGATGTCATCAGAGGCGTTCACAACGCCATCCCCTGGGCCAACACGGTCATCATCCTGGAGGAGACCGCCGAAGCCGGCCCGGAGCTGATGACGGCCATCGTGGATCTCAAGAAATCCGGCTACGAAATCGCCATCAACAACTTTGAAGGCAGGTCAGGGTGCGAATCCCTGGCAGAGGCCGCAGACATCCTCATCGTCGACATACACGGCAAAAAGGATGCGGCCCTTGTCGCCATCGCAGGCATGGCCATGAAGCTCGGCTCGCCTCAGGTCCTCGCCAAGCGCGTTGAGGACGCCGAAGAGCTCGAGCGGGCCAAGAAGGCCGGCTTCAACCTCTTCCACGGTTACTTTTTCAAGTCCCCCTCCACCGAGTCCGGGCGCAAGATCACTTCCGCCGAGGCCACCCGCCTCAAGCTGTTCAAGATCATCGAGCGGGACGAGCCCGACTTCGACGCGCTGGCCACGGCCATCGAGGCGGACGTGTCCATTTCCTACAGGCTGCTCAATTTCCTCAATTCCGCCAATTTCAGCTTCGCCACCAAGGTCACCTCCATCCGCCAGGCCGTGGTCCTGGCAGGCTGGAAGCCCATCCGCAACTGGCTGCGGCTGATCATCCTCACGGACATGACGCCCACGGAAAAGAGCAAGGAGCTCTCGTACATCTCCGCACACCGGGCCAAGCTATTTGAAACAGCGGCCCTGGGTGGAGGCTACGAGGAGGAGTCCGACAAGCTCTTCATGCTCGGTCTCTTCTCCCTGCTGGACGCCATGCTCGACACCCGCATGGAGTCCATCGTCGAGCACCTGCCCGTGGATGACCAGGTCAAGGCCGCCCTCTGCGGAAAGAGCAACCGTTACAGCCTCTGGCTTGAGCTCGTGCGGGCCATTGAGAACTCCGACTGGGACGAAGTCGGCATCAAGGCCAAGGCCCTCAACCTTCTGCCCGGCACCGTCGCGGTCAGCTACCAGCACGCCTTTTCCTGGGCGGACACCTTCTTCGCAGGGGAAACGGCGGAGGAGTGA
- a CDS encoding 2-amino-3,7-dideoxy-D-threo-hept-6-ulosonate synthase yields MHIGKAIRLERIFNRNTGKTIIVPMDHGVTVGPIAGLEKMRDTVTNLVAGGANAGLVHKGQVKLGHRMQGRDFGCIVHLSAGTCLSPFPNVKRLVTTVEEAIRLGADGVSVHVNLGDETEGQMLSDLGSVAASASEWGIPLLAMVYARGPKVEDEYDPEVVAHCARVGAELGADVVKVNYTGDAETFAHVVDCACVPVVIAGGAKLDSTRDFLDMVRVSIDAGGAGLSVGRNVFQHADPTRLVEVLNRIVHQGMDVDSAIEGYEDIL; encoded by the coding sequence ATGCATATCGGCAAAGCCATACGTCTGGAGAGGATTTTCAACCGGAACACCGGAAAAACCATCATCGTGCCCATGGACCACGGCGTGACCGTCGGGCCCATCGCAGGGCTTGAGAAAATGCGCGACACGGTGACCAACCTTGTGGCCGGAGGCGCCAACGCCGGCTTGGTCCACAAAGGCCAGGTCAAGCTCGGCCACCGCATGCAGGGCCGGGACTTCGGGTGCATCGTCCACCTGTCCGCCGGAACCTGCCTGTCGCCGTTTCCCAACGTCAAGCGGCTGGTGACCACCGTTGAGGAGGCCATCCGCCTTGGAGCGGACGGTGTCTCCGTGCACGTCAACCTGGGCGACGAGACCGAAGGGCAGATGCTCAGCGACCTGGGCAGCGTGGCCGCTTCCGCCTCGGAATGGGGCATCCCGCTTCTGGCCATGGTCTATGCGCGCGGTCCCAAGGTCGAGGACGAATATGATCCCGAGGTCGTGGCCCACTGCGCCCGCGTCGGGGCCGAACTGGGAGCGGACGTGGTCAAGGTCAATTACACCGGCGACGCCGAAACCTTCGCCCACGTGGTGGACTGCGCCTGCGTGCCCGTTGTTATTGCCGGAGGGGCGAAGCTCGATTCCACCCGTGATTTCCTGGATATGGTCCGGGTTTCCATTGACGCGGGCGGGGCAGGGCTCTCCGTGGGACGCAACGTCTTCCAGCACGCCGATCCCACTCGGCTGGTGGAGGTCCTCAACCGGATCGTGCACCAGGGCATGGATGTGGACTCGGCGATTGAGGGATACGAAGACATTCTTTAA
- a CDS encoding HEAT repeat domain-containing protein: MLSLTGAASASAGHPALPDMEDLALRLADPQDRSVRTEAALELRLYGQEAQAPLTALYRKGTTAQRRGAVIGLALLPYPGLASDTLLSALGDPDPSTRSMAAHGLAILGSNAAPWLAARLESSDFRVRNAAAFGLRLMGAGAVDALSHVLASGDTFARAKAAWLLGTIGPEASRAIPALIRALDTEDERAMHVIAEAVDLIGPDPAVALHHLPLIGATGSCVPGRIGSKAAPVLVRLLSRPGTPLAQFAFKALADIGAPAAPALRRAIGQGSFGQQVAAALLLVEIDPNVVGALPEKVLSALQGVKHHTKP; encoded by the coding sequence TTGCTCTCCCTTACCGGAGCCGCCAGCGCCTCGGCCGGGCATCCGGCCCTACCCGACATGGAGGACCTCGCGCTCAGGCTGGCCGACCCGCAAGACCGCTCCGTACGCACCGAAGCCGCTCTGGAGTTGAGACTATACGGACAGGAGGCACAAGCCCCGCTCACCGCCCTGTACCGGAAAGGAACCACCGCACAACGACGCGGCGCGGTCATCGGCCTGGCCCTGCTGCCATACCCCGGCCTGGCTTCGGACACCCTGCTCAGCGCCCTGGGCGACCCTGACCCGTCGACCAGATCCATGGCCGCGCACGGCCTTGCCATCCTGGGGAGCAACGCTGCTCCGTGGCTTGCGGCAAGGTTGGAGAGCAGCGACTTCCGGGTACGCAACGCTGCCGCCTTCGGTCTCAGGCTGATGGGCGCGGGAGCAGTGGATGCGCTGAGCCACGTCCTCGCCTCCGGAGACACCTTTGCCAGGGCCAAGGCCGCCTGGCTCCTCGGAACCATAGGCCCGGAGGCATCGCGAGCGATCCCGGCATTGATTCGGGCCCTCGATACCGAGGACGAACGGGCCATGCACGTCATCGCCGAGGCCGTTGATCTTATCGGGCCGGACCCGGCCGTGGCCCTGCACCACCTGCCCCTCATCGGCGCGACAGGCTCCTGCGTACCGGGACGCATAGGCAGCAAGGCCGCACCCGTACTGGTGCGCCTGCTCTCCCGTCCCGGAACGCCGCTCGCCCAGTTCGCCTTCAAGGCTCTGGCCGACATCGGCGCTCCTGCTGCCCCTGCCCTGCGCCGGGCAATCGGGCAGGGCTCCTTCGGCCAGCAGGTAGCGGCGGCGCTGCTGCTAGTGGAGATTGACCCGAACGTGGTCGGCGCGTTACCCGAAAAAGTGCTCTCGGCCCTGCAAGGGGTCAAGCACCACACCAAACCGTAA
- a CDS encoding S24 family peptidase, producing the protein MGFTDDVRDALNSRIGKGKRYPNNKRMADDLGIDPSQLNRFLKKERGLNTDSLGHILDRLGATVSFGDEPGDAAREVCFQSPPEGRDNGNSPVLEPEDYMAVPLTAAAVAADPGLIPEERIGGWVLVWRHQESLRFRSNLVAVEVDRSEQAMAPALQPGDIALVDRNDRDPAPAGRIMLVREPGENGATLLRRVCTKRLDNDLELVFYSDNSREFPPATYRLERDYNGDISRAIGGNVVWAWSDMSRK; encoded by the coding sequence ATGGGCTTCACTGACGACGTACGCGACGCGCTCAACAGCCGCATCGGCAAGGGAAAGCGCTACCCCAACAACAAGCGCATGGCCGACGACCTCGGCATCGACCCCTCTCAGCTCAACCGGTTCCTGAAAAAGGAACGAGGACTGAACACGGACTCCCTGGGCCATATCCTCGACCGCCTCGGCGCGACCGTCTCCTTCGGGGACGAACCCGGGGACGCGGCCAGAGAGGTCTGCTTCCAAAGCCCCCCGGAAGGACGGGACAACGGCAACTCCCCCGTCCTGGAACCCGAGGACTACATGGCCGTCCCCCTGACGGCAGCAGCCGTGGCGGCGGACCCGGGCCTGATCCCGGAGGAACGAATCGGTGGATGGGTTCTGGTCTGGCGACACCAGGAGTCGCTCCGCTTCCGCTCCAACCTGGTGGCCGTGGAGGTGGACAGGAGCGAGCAGGCCATGGCGCCCGCCCTGCAACCGGGGGACATAGCGCTGGTGGACCGCAACGACCGCGACCCCGCCCCGGCCGGCAGGATCATGCTCGTGCGCGAGCCTGGAGAAAACGGCGCAACCTTGCTCCGCCGGGTCTGCACCAAGCGGCTGGACAACGACCTGGAGCTGGTCTTCTACTCGGACAACAGCCGTGAGTTCCCCCCCGCCACCTATCGGCTGGAGCGAGATTACAACGGCGACATTTCCCGGGCCATCGGCGGCAACGTCGTCTGGGCCTGGAGCGACATGAGCCGCAAATAG
- a CDS encoding DUF5675 family protein, translating to MKSLDLLRIEQGEDGTFGVLRLDGKAWCVTLEPQDLGNAENVSCIPAGRYVCRRVHSPHFGETFQIADVPGRSHILLHAGNVAGDTRGCVLLGRRFGSLEGCRAVLDSGRTVAEFMAELAGEDEFSLVVRDVSREAA from the coding sequence ATGAAATCATTGGACTTACTTCGAATAGAGCAAGGCGAAGACGGCACCTTCGGCGTGCTGCGGCTTGACGGCAAGGCCTGGTGCGTAACCCTGGAGCCTCAGGACCTGGGAAACGCCGAGAATGTCTCCTGCATTCCGGCCGGGCGCTACGTGTGCCGTCGCGTGCATTCACCTCATTTCGGGGAGACATTCCAGATTGCCGATGTGCCGGGCCGCTCGCACATTCTGTTGCATGCCGGCAATGTGGCCGGAGATACTCGCGGGTGTGTGCTTCTGGGGAGGCGATTCGGTTCCCTGGAGGGGTGTCGCGCCGTGCTCGACTCCGGACGGACCGTTGCCGAGTTCATGGCAGAACTGGCTGGAGAGGACGAGTTCTCCCTTGTCGTCAGGGATGTCTCCAGGGAGGCGGCGTGA